The following proteins are encoded in a genomic region of Desulfosporosinus youngiae DSM 17734:
- a CDS encoding RluA family pseudouridine synthase has protein sequence MDKGVTSMHTPSGKAKFSMNKEKRKCTYIEVTTPSELMKFLTEEFPAKSRKDIKSLLAHRQISVDNEVITQFNHPLIKGQQVVVNWAKVLIEEQPQGLNIVLEDDYIIIIEKQAGLLSIATDTEREQTAYSILSEHVKKRDPKNKIFILHRLDRETSGVMMFAKSEKIQQIMQTSWKEAVLERTYVVVVEGTVGKEQGTITSWLKENKAFIMYSSRTPNDGQKAITHYKVLKKNKHYSLLEVKLETGRKNQIRVHMKDIGHSVIGDKKYGATKHPIARLGLHARVLAFKHPITGEEVRYETDIPQEFLNLFKQ, from the coding sequence TTGGATAAAGGGGTAACTAGTATGCATACACCAAGTGGTAAAGCTAAGTTTAGTATGAATAAGGAAAAACGTAAATGTACTTATATTGAAGTAACCACACCCTCAGAGCTAATGAAGTTTTTAACGGAAGAATTTCCGGCTAAAAGCCGTAAAGATATTAAGTCGCTTTTAGCTCATCGTCAAATTTCAGTGGACAATGAAGTCATCACCCAATTTAATCATCCCCTCATAAAAGGGCAGCAAGTTGTGGTCAATTGGGCTAAAGTATTAATAGAAGAGCAGCCTCAAGGTCTAAATATTGTATTAGAAGATGACTATATTATAATCATTGAAAAACAGGCCGGACTGCTCTCCATTGCAACGGACACAGAAAGAGAGCAAACAGCTTATAGTATCTTAAGTGAGCATGTTAAGAAAAGGGATCCAAAGAACAAGATCTTTATCTTACATCGTCTTGATCGAGAGACGTCTGGGGTGATGATGTTTGCGAAAAGTGAGAAAATCCAGCAAATCATGCAAACGTCTTGGAAGGAAGCTGTTTTAGAGAGAACTTATGTGGTTGTTGTGGAGGGTACAGTGGGCAAGGAGCAAGGAACGATCACTTCTTGGCTGAAGGAGAACAAAGCGTTTATTATGTACTCCAGCCGCACTCCTAATGATGGTCAAAAAGCAATAACACATTATAAAGTCCTTAAGAAGAATAAACACTATTCTTTATTAGAAGTAAAATTAGAAACTGGAAGAAAAAATCAAATTCGTGTCCATATGAAAGATATAGGGCATAGTGTAATTGGGGACAAGAAGTATGGGGCGACAAAGCACCCTATTGCGCGACTAGGACTTCATGCTCGAGTTTTAGCGTTTAAGCATCCGATCACTGGAGAAGAGGTTCGTTATGAGACAGATATTCCGCAGGAATTCTTAAATCTGTTCAAACAATAG
- a CDS encoding sugar phosphate isomerase/epimerase family protein, translating to MGQYPLGIFSWFGYMLPFKDRIRLIKEAGFTATSIWWEDEEMPWPIKKESMPQLVRDMGLIVENIHVPFNNSGELWSEQELERSRMIESHLHWLDACAKHKIPIMVMHLTEDGNHPVPNTYGVESMLQLVKAAEKLGVTIAIENTQRSDNVPYILDKIQSEYLGFCYDSSHYFLTDKQDFHLLDNYGGRLVATHLSDNDGIKDRHWLPGQGIINWNEVTKHFPTKFSGYLTLEAYPTNEEREDSPENFLMKAHQRVTKIRDLLIKA from the coding sequence ATGGGTCAGTATCCGCTGGGGATATTTTCGTGGTTTGGTTATATGCTTCCTTTTAAAGACAGAATTCGTCTGATCAAAGAAGCCGGGTTTACAGCTACTTCTATATGGTGGGAAGACGAAGAAATGCCATGGCCGATAAAAAAAGAGAGCATGCCTCAGTTAGTTAGGGATATGGGGTTAATTGTTGAGAATATTCATGTTCCCTTTAATAACTCGGGTGAGTTGTGGTCAGAGCAAGAATTGGAACGATCCCGAATGATTGAGAGCCATCTTCATTGGCTTGATGCCTGCGCAAAGCATAAAATACCCATCATGGTCATGCACTTGACAGAGGACGGCAATCATCCAGTTCCTAATACATATGGCGTAGAAAGTATGTTGCAACTCGTAAAAGCTGCCGAGAAGCTTGGAGTAACAATCGCCATAGAAAACACTCAAAGGAGTGACAATGTTCCCTATATACTTGATAAAATTCAATCGGAATATTTAGGGTTTTGTTATGATAGTTCCCATTATTTTTTAACGGATAAGCAGGATTTCCATCTGTTAGATAACTATGGGGGACGATTAGTTGCGACGCATTTGTCGGATAATGATGGGATAAAAGATCGGCATTGGCTTCCTGGACAGGGTATTATTAATTGGAATGAAGTAACTAAACACTTTCCCACAAAGTTTAGCGGTTATTTGACCCTTGAAGCTTATCCAACGAACGAAGAGCGTGAAGATTCGCCAGAGAATTTTCTTATGAAGGCGCATCAAAGGGTTACTAAGATTCGGGACTTATTAATTAAAGCTTAG
- a CDS encoding nitrous oxide-stimulated promoter family protein, with product MSRLEREKSTVQMMIELYCKAHHRPERQLCSDCQELLEYAMTRLSHCKFQESKPTCAKCTVHCYKPQMRKRIQEIMRYSGPKMIYTHPIAAIRHLFDGMKKEKEDNS from the coding sequence ATGTCAAGGTTAGAGCGTGAAAAATCAACGGTACAGATGATGATCGAGTTATACTGTAAAGCTCATCACCGCCCTGAAAGACAATTATGTTCAGACTGCCAGGAATTATTAGAGTATGCTATGACTCGTCTCTCTCATTGCAAATTTCAAGAAAGTAAACCAACCTGTGCTAAATGTACGGTGCATTGCTATAAACCGCAAATGCGTAAACGAATCCAAGAGATAATGCGTTATTCGGGTCCCAAGATGATATATACTCATCCAATTGCGGCAATAAGACACTTATTTGATGGAATGAAGAAGGAAAAGGAGGATAATAGCTAA
- a CDS encoding NUDIX hydrolase, whose protein sequence is MSNYTVPYGFCPVCAEPLETSTIDNHLRSSCPNCSYIDWGSFSLGVGGILWNEGKVLLVQRAHNPGKGIWTIPGGYVNQGESIGDAIVREMQEETGIKAKPLSIIALRDRPSNCSTEKHDTYIIFQMSLLEGTLHAQPEEVSNLGFFTFEECRTLKISSLTLSAIQACRSISQGLILNKDADLIGRLSTLYQISSNWSI, encoded by the coding sequence ATGTCAAACTACACAGTCCCTTATGGTTTCTGCCCAGTATGTGCCGAACCTCTGGAAACGTCGACTATTGACAACCATCTTCGCAGCTCATGTCCTAACTGTTCCTATATCGATTGGGGGAGTTTCTCCCTCGGGGTCGGAGGGATCCTTTGGAACGAAGGCAAAGTCCTTTTGGTTCAACGTGCCCACAACCCTGGCAAAGGAATATGGACGATCCCTGGAGGATATGTGAATCAAGGAGAATCCATCGGGGATGCAATTGTACGCGAAATGCAAGAAGAGACCGGTATCAAGGCAAAACCTCTTTCAATTATTGCCCTACGAGATCGCCCTTCAAATTGTTCAACCGAAAAACATGACACCTATATTATTTTTCAAATGAGCTTGCTTGAGGGAACTCTTCACGCTCAACCAGAAGAAGTCAGTAATTTGGGGTTCTTTACCTTTGAAGAATGTCGAACCCTTAAGATCTCCTCGTTGACTCTGAGTGCCATCCAGGCATGTCGCTCTATTTCTCAGGGCCTCATCTTAAATAAGGACGCGGATCTTATAGGCAGGTTATCAACTCTCTATCAAATCTCATCCAACTGGTCTATTTAG
- a CDS encoding MDR family MFS transporter: protein MKFKPLNIPRPVLILIIGGFIQSTGNSLMWPLNSLFMHTVLNRTLTEAGTLLALQSAVSLLGQILSGFLADRYGPRKVMIVGLVGAVLFLGAMGILPIWGVYAPALILFGLAQAFIFVPLYTLLNAVWPEGGRRGFNLLYVSNNAGVAVGTAIGGFIAQASFRFVFSLNAIAFLIYLILVLIGISERSAPTHLLSPKQQPQQITKDKSFKVLLTLAGGIFLVWGAYVQLVTILPVVMTQYGFSLVSYSVLWTLNGIFIVTLQPLLTSVIETWARSFKRQFYLGGLLLTIGFIILLGKFPYWTYVLAMLIITLGEMLILPAVPAAAAQISPPGKEGAYQGFVGGATSGGRMIGPFFGGIMYDFGGGSSVWLLAISFLGMSAIIFFIYGKAVQNFLLEKETKELKIEC from the coding sequence TTGAAATTCAAACCTTTAAATATTCCCCGGCCCGTATTAATTCTAATTATTGGCGGATTTATACAGTCCACTGGCAATTCTCTGATGTGGCCTTTGAATAGCCTTTTTATGCATACAGTTTTAAACCGCACCTTGACAGAAGCCGGCACCCTTCTTGCCCTTCAATCCGCAGTTTCTTTACTTGGTCAAATCTTGAGTGGTTTTTTAGCCGATCGCTATGGACCCAGAAAAGTAATGATTGTCGGGCTTGTTGGCGCAGTTCTTTTCCTCGGAGCTATGGGTATTCTACCGATCTGGGGAGTTTACGCCCCTGCGCTTATACTCTTTGGCTTAGCCCAAGCATTTATCTTCGTTCCACTTTATACACTGTTAAATGCAGTTTGGCCGGAAGGTGGGCGCCGGGGCTTTAATCTTCTATATGTCTCCAATAATGCGGGGGTAGCGGTCGGTACCGCCATCGGAGGATTTATTGCTCAGGCTTCGTTTCGTTTCGTATTCTCTCTCAATGCAATCGCTTTCCTAATCTATCTGATCTTAGTGCTCATCGGTATTTCTGAACGCAGCGCGCCCACTCATTTGTTATCACCGAAACAGCAACCTCAGCAGATCACTAAAGACAAGAGCTTTAAAGTGCTTCTAACCTTAGCAGGGGGGATATTCCTTGTCTGGGGCGCTTATGTTCAGCTCGTAACGATTCTGCCTGTTGTAATGACCCAGTACGGTTTTTCTCTCGTTTCTTACAGCGTGCTTTGGACGCTCAATGGTATTTTTATCGTGACGTTACAGCCTCTTTTAACTTCAGTAATTGAAACTTGGGCCCGCTCCTTCAAACGTCAATTTTACCTCGGTGGACTTCTCTTAACTATTGGATTTATAATCCTGTTAGGAAAGTTTCCATATTGGACCTATGTTTTAGCGATGCTCATTATTACGCTGGGAGAAATGCTTATTCTACCCGCTGTTCCTGCTGCCGCAGCTCAGATTTCCCCGCCGGGAAAAGAGGGTGCTTATCAAGGGTTTGTCGGAGGTGCTACATCTGGAGGACGTATGATTGGCCCCTTTTTCGGTGGAATAATGTATGACTTTGGCGGGGGCTCTAGTGTATGGCTGCTCGCAATTTCCTTTTTAGGCATGTCAGCGATAATCTTCTTCATCTACGGTAAAGCTGTTCAAAACTTTCTTCTTGAAAAGGAGACCAAAGAACTCAAAATCGAATGTTAA
- the rbr gene encoding rubrerythrin codes for MKFSETESFKNLSDAFAGESQARNRYAFFAGVAKKEGYQHIQAVFEETADNEKEHAKVFYKLLVAHTREETNIIHVDADYPLVYQDTLTNLRAAAAGEREEWAEIYSKFASVAEKEGFADIKRAFQTIAEIEKHHMTRFDHYADEIQRGTIFRKDTSTVWKCTNCGYIHEGPEAPDECPACAHPQGYFEELPENY; via the coding sequence ATGAAGTTTTCTGAAACCGAATCATTCAAAAATCTAAGTGATGCCTTTGCAGGCGAGTCTCAAGCGCGCAATCGTTATGCTTTTTTCGCTGGTGTGGCTAAGAAAGAAGGGTATCAACATATTCAAGCTGTTTTTGAGGAAACGGCTGACAATGAGAAGGAACATGCCAAGGTGTTCTATAAGTTGCTTGTTGCCCATACCCGGGAAGAAACTAACATTATACATGTGGATGCCGATTATCCGTTAGTTTATCAAGATACTTTGACGAATTTAAGAGCTGCGGCTGCCGGTGAAAGAGAAGAATGGGCAGAAATATATTCAAAGTTTGCCAGTGTTGCTGAAAAGGAAGGATTTGCAGATATTAAAAGAGCCTTTCAAACAATTGCTGAAATCGAGAAGCACCATATGACTCGTTTCGATCATTATGCTGATGAAATTCAAAGAGGAACCATTTTCAGAAAGGACACGTCAACTGTATGGAAATGCACAAACTGTGGCTATATCCACGAAGGCCCGGAAGCACCTGATGAATGTCCGGCCTGTGCACATCCTCAGGGATACTTTGAGGAACTGCCTGAGAACTATTAA
- a CDS encoding M24 family metallopeptidase: MKVPVKELEKRVADFQVSMKTREIEGALLVQRADTLYYTGTAQNVHLYVPVTGKPIVLAYRDFARAQKESSWEVLPLKGISKIPNNIQEAGLPLPGILGLELDVLSVNQFERYRKTFPNVTLVDVSAEIRRQRAAKSDWELARLEESAQILPAVLEFAKEILHPGMTEVQLEGLLESKARALGHGGHVRMRGFNSEFHVGAVTSGARAAASGCFDGPVTGQGISISHPNGASMVPIQRGEPIVVDMVTVVHGYQIDQTRILSLGSLSEELIKAYEAARRVEEKIRSALIPGRVAGEVYEEILAWVRENTPYEHNFMGYGTSRVSFVGHGVGLELDELPTISKGSKEVLRAGMVVAIEPKFVFPGIGAVGIEDTVVIEAERGARYLSFTPRELIVI, encoded by the coding sequence ATGAAAGTACCTGTAAAGGAATTAGAAAAACGAGTTGCCGATTTCCAGGTCAGTATGAAAACGAGGGAAATTGAAGGAGCACTATTGGTTCAACGAGCGGATACCCTCTATTATACAGGAACTGCCCAAAATGTTCATCTCTACGTTCCGGTTACAGGTAAGCCAATCGTTCTGGCCTATCGGGATTTTGCCAGAGCTCAGAAAGAAAGTTCGTGGGAAGTCTTACCCCTTAAAGGCATATCGAAAATCCCAAATAATATCCAGGAAGCTGGACTCCCCTTACCGGGAATACTTGGCTTAGAACTAGATGTTCTTTCAGTCAATCAATTTGAGCGCTATCGTAAAACATTTCCCAACGTTACTTTGGTTGATGTTTCTGCTGAGATCCGTCGACAGCGTGCCGCAAAGTCCGATTGGGAGTTAGCCCGACTCGAGGAAAGTGCGCAGATCTTACCTGCGGTATTAGAGTTTGCCAAGGAAATTCTTCACCCTGGAATGACTGAAGTTCAGCTTGAAGGGTTGCTTGAAAGTAAAGCTAGGGCGCTTGGTCACGGTGGTCATGTCCGAATGCGTGGTTTTAATTCGGAGTTTCATGTTGGTGCCGTCACTTCAGGAGCTCGGGCAGCAGCATCTGGCTGTTTCGATGGACCGGTTACAGGACAAGGCATCTCCATTTCCCATCCGAATGGTGCCTCTATGGTGCCGATTCAAAGAGGAGAACCAATCGTTGTAGATATGGTCACAGTGGTCCATGGCTATCAGATTGATCAAACTCGGATCTTGAGTCTGGGCTCTTTATCTGAAGAGCTGATTAAGGCCTATGAGGCAGCCAGGCGCGTCGAAGAGAAAATTCGTAGTGCCTTAATCCCAGGGAGAGTTGCAGGAGAAGTCTATGAAGAGATCCTGGCCTGGGTTCGTGAAAATACTCCTTATGAACATAATTTTATGGGCTATGGTACAAGTAGGGTGAGCTTTGTAGGGCATGGGGTGGGACTAGAGCTTGATGAGCTTCCGACTATCAGTAAGGGATCTAAAGAAGTGCTGAGAGCTGGAATGGTAGTGGCAATCGAACCTAAGTTCGTATTTCCAGGTATTGGAGCGGTAGGGATTGAAGATACGGTTGTCATTGAAGCTGAAAGGGGCGCCAGGTATCTTTCGTTCACTCCAAGAGAATTAATAGTTATATAA
- a CDS encoding CtsR family transcriptional regulator, with translation MGNLADRIEEYLKQILENTSEGYIVLQRSELAGEFACVPSQINYVLDTRFTVERGYLVESRRGGGGYLRIIRLGLGIEGQYQQVMRQLIGERLSRDRSNALVERLLDEELVTPREAALIKSVLSGNNLSGEFRDWDSLRARLMKDILTTLSRDDLV, from the coding sequence ATGGGAAACCTAGCGGATCGCATTGAAGAATACTTGAAACAGATTCTAGAAAATACGTCAGAAGGATATATTGTGTTGCAACGTAGTGAACTTGCGGGTGAGTTTGCATGTGTTCCGTCCCAGATTAACTATGTTTTAGATACTCGTTTTACAGTTGAACGAGGGTATCTAGTCGAAAGCCGCCGGGGGGGCGGAGGATATCTGCGAATTATTCGCTTAGGGCTGGGAATTGAAGGGCAGTATCAACAGGTTATGCGTCAATTGATTGGAGAGCGGCTTTCCCGTGACCGATCGAATGCTTTGGTAGAACGGCTCTTAGATGAAGAATTAGTAACCCCTAGGGAAGCAGCACTGATTAAGAGCGTGCTTTCTGGAAACAATTTAAGTGGGGAATTCAGAGATTGGGACTCTTTGAGAGCTCGTCTCATGAAGGATATATTAACAACGTTAAGCCGGGATGATTTGGTGTAA
- a CDS encoding UvrB/UvrC motif-containing protein codes for MLCQHCQQKEAIMQLFITENGQTREVYLCETCAKKSQQVSFVFHPAIVPEFLQALFGFNAAAKEQPMEMKCPKCGISFSRITQAGKLGCSTCYETFETQLEPLLRRVHGGGQHVGKIPVRRGAEIRNRVEQRQLKEKLKTLIEQEAFEEAAIVRDQIRKIEQSTGGEKCDS; via the coding sequence ATGCTTTGTCAACATTGTCAACAGAAAGAAGCAATTATGCAGTTGTTTATAACGGAAAACGGACAGACACGGGAGGTCTATCTTTGCGAGACTTGCGCTAAAAAAAGCCAACAAGTAAGTTTTGTTTTTCATCCTGCGATTGTACCGGAATTTTTGCAAGCACTTTTTGGTTTTAATGCTGCTGCAAAAGAGCAACCGATGGAGATGAAGTGTCCTAAGTGTGGAATTAGCTTTTCTAGAATCACCCAAGCCGGAAAGTTGGGGTGCAGTACTTGTTATGAAACCTTTGAAACTCAGCTTGAACCCTTGCTCCGACGTGTTCATGGCGGAGGGCAGCATGTAGGCAAGATTCCCGTCAGGCGAGGAGCTGAGATCAGAAATCGTGTGGAACAACGACAACTTAAAGAAAAGCTTAAGACCTTGATTGAGCAGGAAGCCTTTGAGGAGGCCGCTATCGTCAGGGATCAGATTCGCAAAATTGAGCAATCGACGGGAGGGGAAAAATGTGATTCGTAA
- a CDS encoding protein arginine kinase — MIRKELLLQQSAWMSETDSPVVISSRVRLARNLEDYPFPQGLNQESADQVEKNISQVLGDIDGNNEKLHYMPLTELSNVEKQVLIEKHLISPSLGSTTGSCGVALNSDHRYALMVNEEDHLRLQVLLPGNQLLETHRLATALDDRLEEKLDFAYRESQGYLTACPTNVGTGLRASVMVHLPGLAITKQVQQVLGAAARLGLAVRGLYGEGSQAFGHIYQISNQITLGKSEEDILTHLDAVTRQIVEHELQAREHLRQQMPILLEDKVWRARGALQNARLLSSEDAMHLLSHDRLGSDMGILPKTKDCFATLIVDTRPGCLQYILDRELDPSKRDEERARMIRERMINLRAYFD, encoded by the coding sequence GTGATTCGTAAGGAGCTACTTTTACAACAAAGTGCTTGGATGAGCGAAACCGATTCTCCGGTCGTTATCAGCAGTCGTGTGAGATTAGCACGTAACCTTGAGGATTATCCGTTTCCCCAGGGTTTGAACCAAGAAAGTGCCGATCAGGTTGAAAAAAATATTTCCCAGGTTTTGGGTGATATAGATGGGAATAATGAGAAACTACACTATATGCCCTTAACCGAGCTGAGTAATGTCGAAAAGCAAGTGCTTATTGAAAAGCATTTAATTAGCCCTAGTTTAGGCAGCACAACAGGTTCATGTGGTGTAGCTCTGAACTCTGATCATCGTTATGCTTTAATGGTTAATGAAGAAGACCATTTAAGGCTTCAAGTTCTTTTACCGGGTAATCAGCTATTAGAAACCCATCGCTTGGCTACAGCCTTAGATGATCGTTTGGAAGAGAAACTGGATTTTGCCTATAGAGAAAGTCAAGGGTACCTCACAGCTTGCCCTACAAATGTAGGGACGGGACTTCGAGCTTCAGTTATGGTCCACTTGCCGGGCTTGGCTATTACAAAGCAAGTTCAACAGGTTTTAGGCGCGGCTGCTCGGTTAGGTCTAGCGGTCCGAGGGTTATATGGGGAAGGTTCTCAGGCTTTCGGCCACATTTATCAAATCTCCAACCAGATTACCCTTGGAAAAAGTGAAGAAGATATTCTGACACATTTAGATGCGGTCACCAGACAGATCGTAGAGCATGAGCTTCAAGCGCGAGAACACCTCCGCCAGCAAATGCCTATACTTCTAGAGGATAAGGTCTGGCGGGCACGAGGTGCTCTGCAAAATGCACGCTTACTCTCTTCAGAAGATGCCATGCATCTTTTGTCCCATGATAGGTTAGGATCCGATATGGGAATATTGCCCAAGACTAAAGATTGCTTTGCCACGTTAATCGTCGACACCCGCCCGGGATGCCTGCAATACATCCTCGATCGGGAACTTGATCCCAGCAAACGGGACGAGGAACGGGCTCGAATGATACGAGAAAGAATGATTAATCTGCGCGCTTACTTTGATTGA
- a CDS encoding ATP-dependent Clp protease ATP-binding subunit, with protein MKGRYTERAQKVLAIAHSEAKRMGHQVVGTEHVLLGLIQEGEGIAAQALIAMNLDLAKIHSQVEQIAGVGQPFKGDVGFTPRVKKVLELANEEAHRQEVNYIGTEHLLLGLIMEGEGIAARILANLNVSPERVWKQVIKLLGGELDDSAIPTPSSIPASKNAGPVNTPALNEFGRDLTLQAREGRLDPVIGREKEIERVIQVLSRRTKNNPALIGEPGVGKTAIAEGLAQGIVNNRVPEILVNKRVITLDLSAMVAGSKYRGEFEERLKKVMEEIRADGNIILFIDELHTLIGAGAAEGAIDAANILKPALARGELQCIGATTLEEYRKYIEKDTALERRFQPITVGEPTVEEAIGILSGLRDRYEAHHRVKITDEAIEAAARLSDRYISDRFLPDKAIDLMDEAASRVRLTSYTAPPDLKLLEEEAERLKKEKEAAVSSQEFEKAAQIRDQEQKVRSELAEQRDVWQNKRYKENVMVTGDDIAQIVASWTGIPVKKLAEEESERLLHLEDLLHQRLIGQEDAVTAVARAVRRARAGLKDPKRPIGSFIFLGPTGVGKTELGLALAEGMFGDEKALIRIDMSEYMEKHAVSRLVGAPPGYIGHDEGGQLTEAVRRKPYSVVLLDEIEKAHPEAFNILLQVLEDGRLTDTKGRTVDFRNTVIIMTSNVGSSFLKKEAMGFAAKKDEKTDYKNMRGHVMEELKRSFRPEFLNRIDELVVFHSLQAEHLMKISEILVRQVNKRLIENGLELQVEKSAIELIAKEGNDPIFGARPLRRAIQRLIEDALSEKILEGEFKNGDRVRVEAEEGKMKFSKI; from the coding sequence ATGAAAGGACGTTATACTGAACGTGCCCAAAAGGTATTAGCGATAGCTCATAGTGAAGCCAAACGAATGGGACATCAAGTAGTAGGGACAGAACATGTTTTGCTTGGCCTGATTCAAGAAGGAGAAGGCATTGCTGCCCAAGCCTTAATAGCCATGAATTTAGACCTTGCTAAAATACACAGTCAGGTTGAACAAATTGCCGGAGTAGGTCAGCCTTTTAAAGGAGATGTTGGGTTTACACCCCGGGTTAAAAAGGTTTTAGAATTGGCGAATGAGGAAGCTCATCGACAAGAGGTTAATTATATTGGAACCGAGCATTTGCTTTTAGGCCTCATTATGGAAGGGGAGGGCATCGCAGCCCGTATTTTAGCGAACCTCAACGTAAGTCCTGAAAGGGTATGGAAACAAGTTATCAAATTATTAGGTGGAGAATTAGATGACTCAGCAATACCAACGCCTAGCTCTATTCCCGCTTCTAAGAACGCTGGCCCGGTGAATACACCTGCGCTCAATGAATTTGGCCGGGATCTTACGTTACAAGCACGCGAAGGACGCCTGGACCCCGTGATTGGAAGGGAAAAGGAAATAGAACGGGTCATTCAGGTCTTAAGCCGACGAACCAAAAATAATCCGGCCCTTATTGGAGAACCCGGGGTTGGCAAAACAGCCATTGCCGAGGGATTGGCCCAAGGTATTGTTAACAATAGAGTGCCGGAAATTTTAGTCAACAAACGGGTTATCACCTTAGATCTTTCGGCAATGGTAGCTGGAAGCAAATACCGTGGAGAATTTGAAGAGCGCCTGAAAAAGGTTATGGAAGAGATCCGTGCGGACGGGAATATCATACTCTTTATTGACGAACTCCATACCTTGATCGGAGCGGGAGCTGCAGAAGGCGCAATTGACGCTGCAAATATCTTAAAGCCTGCCTTAGCCAGAGGTGAACTGCAATGCATCGGGGCTACAACATTAGAAGAATACCGCAAATACATCGAGAAGGATACAGCCTTAGAACGTCGTTTCCAACCGATTACGGTTGGTGAGCCAACCGTAGAGGAAGCAATAGGAATCCTAAGCGGTCTAAGAGATCGTTACGAAGCCCATCATCGGGTGAAGATAACGGATGAGGCGATTGAGGCCGCCGCGCGTCTATCTGATCGTTATATTTCTGACCGATTCCTGCCGGATAAAGCGATTGATTTAATGGACGAGGCAGCATCACGTGTTCGACTCACTAGTTATACTGCTCCTCCGGATCTAAAATTACTCGAAGAAGAAGCGGAACGCTTAAAAAAAGAAAAAGAAGCAGCCGTTTCTAGTCAAGAATTTGAGAAAGCTGCCCAAATCCGGGATCAGGAACAGAAAGTTCGCAGTGAACTGGCTGAACAACGAGATGTGTGGCAAAATAAGCGCTATAAAGAAAATGTCATGGTTACTGGAGATGACATCGCCCAAATAGTGGCGAGCTGGACAGGAATTCCTGTTAAAAAACTTGCGGAAGAAGAAAGTGAGCGGCTGCTGCATCTTGAGGATCTTCTTCATCAACGGCTTATTGGGCAAGAGGATGCTGTGACCGCAGTGGCTCGGGCAGTACGCCGTGCCCGGGCAGGCCTGAAAGACCCGAAACGGCCAATCGGTTCCTTTATTTTCCTTGGGCCCACAGGGGTTGGCAAGACTGAACTTGGGCTGGCTTTGGCTGAAGGGATGTTCGGGGATGAAAAAGCCTTAATTCGCATTGATATGTCAGAGTATATGGAAAAACATGCGGTTTCCAGACTTGTGGGAGCACCTCCGGGATATATCGGACATGACGAAGGCGGTCAGCTCACAGAGGCGGTAAGACGAAAACCTTATAGTGTCGTTTTGTTGGATGAGATAGAAAAGGCACATCCTGAGGCCTTCAATATATTGCTCCAAGTCCTTGAAGATGGGCGTCTGACAGACACTAAAGGAAGAACTGTTGACTTCCGAAATACGGTCATAATTATGACATCCAATGTTGGATCCTCTTTCCTTAAAAAAGAAGCCATGGGCTTTGCTGCCAAAAAGGATGAAAAGACTGATTATAAAAATATGCGGGGACATGTTATGGAAGAATTAAAACGCTCCTTCCGTCCGGAGTTTTTAAATCGGATTGACGAACTGGTTGTCTTCCATTCCCTCCAAGCAGAACACTTGATGAAGATCTCAGAGATATTGGTTCGCCAAGTTAATAAGCGTCTGATTGAAAATGGGTTGGAGCTTCAGGTTGAGAAAAGTGCCATCGAATTGATTGCCAAGGAGGGGAATGATCCGATTTTTGGGGCTCGTCCTCTTCGTCGGGCCATTCAACGGCTGATCGAGGATGCTCTGTCTGAGAAAATACTCGAAGGAGAATTCAAAAACGGAGATCGGGTTCGTGTGGAAGCTGAAGAGGGGAAAATGAAGTTTTCCAAGATTTAA